GTACCAGAATGGTCATCACCGCGATAAATACCAAGAACGCAATGATAATGGCAATATCGACAGGGAACCGGTGCCAGCGTAATTTCTGTGCCACTTTCATCTGAAATTCGACGAGCGGTCGCAGTATCAGACACAAAAAGAGACCGAATAAAAACGGCACGACAATCCACGGAACATAGTAGACGGTGAAAACGATAGCAATCACCAGGGCGATGCGCAGCCAAAATTGCGCATCGCGTTTCAAAGGTACGACATTTACTGTTTTTTCATGTTCAGAAACGGGTTGCATCTTTTTTCTTCTCCGATCGTAGTCGACGGTCCGTGTCCGGATAAGACCACGGTAGCATCGTCCAGGGATAATAATTTTTCCTCAATACCTGTAATTAGTTGCGACATCGAGCCGCCCGGAAAATCTGTGCGCCCGATCGAGCCTTGAAACAGAGCGTCACCGACAAATACCACTCCCGGTTCGGCGACATAAAAACTGATGCCGCCGGGCGTGTGCCCCGGAGTCTCCAAAACCTCAAGTCGGATATCATCTAAAACGACGGTATCACCTTCCGCCAGATATTCTTCCACCGGCTGCGCCGTCACGCGTTGGTATTGGTAGGCCGATAAATTCAGTTTCGGATCGCTCAAATAGGCCTGATCCGCCTGATGCATCGCCACCGGCACGTCCGGGTACAACGCTCGCAGCTCTTCCAATGCTCCGATATGATCGGCATGACCATGCGTCAGCAGAATTTTTTTCAATTGCAAATCAAATTTTGTCAGCGTTTTTTGGATTTCTTTCGCTTCCGCTGCCGGATCGATGACGATCGCATGCTTGGTCGTTTCCGAAAACAGAATGTAGCAATTGGTCGCCAGCGGTCCGAGTGTTAACGCGATAATTTTCATAGCCACCTCAAAATAACTTTCCGCTATCCAGCAAAATGGTCACCGGTCCGTCATTCGTCAATGTAACCTGCATTTCCGTTTGAAAACGACCGGTCCCGACCGTCACATCATGCGCGCGCAACGCTTGGACAAATACTTCATAAAGCGGCTCGGCGAGACTTGGCGGAGCGGCGGCGGTAAAACTCGGACGCCGGCCTTTGCGTACGTCGCCGTATAAAGTGAATTGGGAGATTGCGAGAATTTCGCCGCCTATATCCAAAAGAGACCGGTTCATCTTGCCGTCCGCGTCTTCAAAGATACGCAAATTAACGATTTTATCGGCGAGATAACGGGCATCTTCTGCCGTATCTTCCGCCCCGACACCAAGCAACA
Above is a window of Negativicoccus succinicivorans DNA encoding:
- a CDS encoding MBL fold metallo-hydrolase encodes the protein MKIIALTLGPLATNCYILFSETTKHAIVIDPAAEAKEIQKTLTKFDLQLKKILLTHGHADHIGALEELRALYPDVPVAMHQADQAYLSDPKLNLSAYQYQRVTAQPVEEYLAEGDTVVLDDIRLEVLETPGHTPGGISFYVAEPGVVFVGDALFQGSIGRTDFPGGSMSQLITGIEEKLLSLDDATVVLSGHGPSTTIGEEKRCNPFLNMKKQ
- the dtd gene encoding D-aminoacyl-tRNA deacylase, which encodes MRAVIQRTTQSQVTVDGELVGKAGAGLTVLLGVGAEDTAEDARYLADKIVNLRIFEDADGKMNRSLLDIGGEILAISQFTLYGDVRKGRRPSFTAAAPPSLAEPLYEVFVQALRAHDVTVGTGRFQTEMQVTLTNDGPVTILLDSGKLF